The following are encoded in a window of Trichocoleus sp. FACHB-46 genomic DNA:
- a CDS encoding low temperature requirement protein A — protein MTKALWQPPRLRRDEEQVSERHATWLELFYDLVFVAATAELAHSLSGNISWTGCLKFAILFVPIWWCWVGATFYATRFDIGSIVDRLFALVQMAIVAAMAVNVHHGLSSSGSGFAICYVLFRVTLILQYLNAGHHIPAARSLTTWYATGFGLSAGLWLVSAFLPPPLRLGLWVVSLAIDLSTPLSAGRLVAKIPPSMPHVLERIGLFTLIVLGESVIGVVGGLAEHEWSLGSILVGLLGLAIAFSLWWLYFDTADGSPLKSMKVGKMRVALTWLYAHLPLAMGLVAAGVGVEHLIAHDATAIPSSAERWLLCSAIATCLLALAGIHYMSCALGTARYRKILSAYRTASAVLVLLLAMVGDRLSSLNLVTLVALACVVQVLLDLLRSSVATRPATATETSQPSKPT, from the coding sequence ATGACAAAAGCTTTATGGCAACCGCCCCGTTTGCGTCGTGATGAAGAGCAAGTGTCTGAGCGTCACGCTACCTGGTTGGAACTGTTTTACGATTTAGTATTCGTTGCTGCGACCGCAGAACTAGCCCATAGCTTAAGTGGCAACATTTCCTGGACTGGCTGCTTAAAATTTGCAATTTTATTTGTGCCCATCTGGTGGTGCTGGGTGGGAGCAACCTTCTACGCCACTCGCTTTGATATCGGAAGCATTGTCGATCGCTTGTTTGCCTTAGTACAGATGGCGATCGTCGCAGCAATGGCAGTCAATGTACATCATGGGCTGAGCAGCTCCGGAAGTGGCTTTGCCATCTGCTATGTTCTGTTTCGTGTCACCTTGATCTTGCAGTATCTCAACGCGGGACATCACATACCAGCCGCGCGATCGCTGACAACTTGGTATGCCACTGGCTTTGGCCTAAGTGCTGGACTTTGGCTAGTCTCAGCTTTTCTGCCTCCTCCTTTGCGATTAGGGCTGTGGGTGGTGAGCTTAGCGATAGACCTCTCTACCCCGCTCTCTGCGGGTCGTCTCGTTGCCAAAATTCCTCCCAGTATGCCCCACGTTCTAGAACGCATAGGACTATTTACCTTAATTGTCTTGGGTGAGTCTGTGATCGGCGTAGTGGGAGGGTTGGCAGAACACGAATGGAGCTTAGGCTCTATCCTTGTAGGGTTGTTAGGGCTGGCGATCGCCTTTAGCCTGTGGTGGTTATACTTCGATACGGCTGATGGCTCGCCCCTTAAGTCGATGAAAGTAGGCAAGATGCGGGTTGCTCTCACTTGGCTCTATGCTCACCTGCCTCTAGCAATGGGATTGGTCGCTGCTGGAGTTGGTGTAGAACACCTAATTGCCCATGATGCTACTGCCATTCCCTCTAGTGCGGAACGGTGGCTGTTGTGCTCGGCGATCGCGACTTGTTTGTTGGCGTTAGCGGGGATTCACTACATGAGCTGCGCCTTGGGAACTGCGAGGTATCGCAAAATTTTGAGCGCTTATCGCACTGCATCCGCCGTTCTAGTGCTGCTCCTAGCTATGGTTGGCGATCGCCTCTCATCTCTGAATCTGGTAACGCTCGTAGCCTTAGCTTGTGTCGTCCAAGTTCTACTTGATCTCCTCCGCAGTTCAGTCGCCACTCGTCCCGCTACTGCCACAGAGACCAGCCAGCCCTCCAAGCCAACTTAA
- a CDS encoding RtcB family protein, with protein MEALHRVAKKVSDTIWEIPVSYKEGMRVPARIYATEKLIKDIDEGVIDQITNVATLPGITKYALCMPDGHFGYGFPIGGVAAMDVEQGGVISPGGIGFDINCGMRLVVTNLTYKDVKPHIKQLVDKLYKSVPAGVGSKGFVKLSRNDFRQVLQQGARWCVDNGYGWEADLELMEENGCLAGANPDKVSEKAIDRGFNQIGTLGSGNHYLEIQVAKKENIYDRELARAFGITIPDQVVIMFHCGSRGFGHQVATDYLQVFLKVMESKYGIKVLDRELACAPFDSPEGQAYFAAMQCGINMSFANRQVILHRIREVFSEVFGRSAEDLGLEMVYDVAHNTAKLEQHIVDGQARSLLVHRKGATRAFGPDMSDVPEAYKVYGQPVIIGGSMETGSYLLAGVPTGDQTFFSTAHGSGRKMSRTKARKTWSGDVLQKEMLSKGIYVRSTSASGLAEEAGGAYKNVDDVIEAAELAGISKRVARLTPIGNIKG; from the coding sequence ATGGAAGCGTTACATCGAGTTGCTAAAAAAGTTTCTGACACGATTTGGGAGATTCCAGTTTCTTATAAAGAAGGGATGCGGGTGCCTGCCCGAATCTATGCAACCGAAAAACTAATCAAAGACATAGACGAAGGCGTAATTGACCAGATCACCAACGTCGCCACATTACCAGGCATCACCAAATACGCCCTCTGTATGCCCGATGGCCACTTCGGGTACGGCTTCCCGATTGGAGGTGTGGCCGCAATGGATGTCGAGCAGGGTGGGGTGATTTCTCCCGGTGGCATTGGCTTCGATATCAATTGCGGGATGCGTCTGGTCGTCACGAATCTCACTTACAAAGACGTCAAGCCGCACATTAAGCAATTGGTAGACAAGCTATATAAAAGCGTGCCTGCGGGCGTAGGCAGCAAAGGGTTTGTCAAGTTGTCCCGCAACGACTTCCGGCAAGTGTTGCAACAAGGAGCCCGTTGGTGTGTAGACAATGGCTACGGTTGGGAAGCTGACCTAGAACTCATGGAAGAAAATGGTTGCCTCGCCGGAGCCAATCCGGACAAAGTAAGTGAAAAGGCGATCGATCGCGGCTTTAACCAAATCGGGACGTTGGGTTCAGGCAATCACTACTTAGAAATTCAGGTTGCTAAAAAAGAAAACATTTACGATCGCGAGCTAGCGCGAGCCTTTGGCATCACCATCCCCGATCAAGTCGTGATCATGTTTCACTGTGGTAGCCGAGGATTTGGCCATCAAGTCGCTACTGACTATCTACAGGTCTTTCTGAAAGTGATGGAGAGCAAGTACGGCATCAAGGTGCTAGATCGAGAACTGGCTTGCGCTCCTTTTGATTCCCCTGAAGGCCAAGCTTACTTCGCGGCCATGCAGTGTGGCATCAACATGTCCTTCGCCAATCGCCAAGTGATTTTGCATCGTATCCGGGAAGTTTTCTCTGAGGTGTTTGGTCGCTCCGCCGAAGACCTGGGCCTAGAGATGGTCTATGATGTCGCCCACAACACCGCCAAGCTAGAACAACATATTGTAGATGGTCAAGCGCGATCGCTCCTCGTCCACCGCAAAGGAGCCACTCGTGCCTTTGGACCCGACATGAGCGATGTCCCCGAAGCCTACAAAGTGTACGGCCAACCCGTGATTATTGGCGGCAGTATGGAAACCGGTTCCTATTTGTTGGCTGGAGTCCCGACTGGCGACCAAACCTTCTTTAGTACCGCTCATGGCAGTGGCCGCAAAATGAGCCGAACTAAAGCCCGCAAAACCTGGAGTGGTGATGTACTGCAGAAGGAGATGCTGTCTAAAGGCATTTATGTCCGTAGCACTTCTGCATCCGGTTTAGCTGAAGAAGCAGGCGGTGCCTACAAAAACGTAGATGATGTGATCGAAGCCGCTGAGCTAGCGGGAATCAGCAAACGGGTGGCGCGTCTGACCCCCATCGGCAACATCAAAGGTTGA
- the petN gene encoding cytochrome b6-f complex subunit PetN: MDILTLGWVSLLAVFTFSISMVVWGRNGF; this comes from the coding sequence ATGGATATTCTGACGCTGGGCTGGGTTTCTCTCCTCGCTGTCTTTACCTTTTCGATCTCGATGGTGGTTTGGGGCCGTAACGGGTTTTAA